ATATATAGCAGGATAGACTGTTCCTTTAACGTTAGTAATACTTTGGTCCAATTCTTTACCATTAACATAAAATTTGAGCTGAATATGATCATAAGAAACACCAATTAGGTCACCTTCTTGTAAATTTAATTCTTTTGTTGCATTCCCAGTATTGATTTtaaataattcttttttattATGTCTTATTATATGATCACTACATAAGGCCCATGAATGCTCATCCATACCTcctgaaattaaaaattgcgGATATACTCGAAAATGGCTTACTTTTGAATGTTTCACCTTGTGTCAGACTTAAATCGGTCTGTCTGGTCGCCAAACCTATGGACCAAGAGCCACCTTGTTGAATTTTGGCTTCAAAATAAGACTTAGATTGGACTAAGGGTGCATTTCCTAAAGCTGCACCTGCACCACAAACCCGTTGTCCCCCTTTTACTATCACTACCTCATAGCCtgaaaaaagaaggaaaaatagTTTTGATATAGAATGCCTATTCTGAATTAAACTACCCATGAAGTTTGTATCCAATCGTATTGGATTTTCTTGATGCATATTTGGTACATTTTCAGTATATTTAAAGCCATCTAAGCAACCTCTTAAACAACAAAACACTGAAACATTTGTCatgtttttcaacatttaaATAATAATGAGTTAACCTTAAAAAAACTTGTCCAAGATATTGATTCATAGATTCGAATTCTTTTTCCAGACTTGTTCATCGCATTACCatgggtgtgttcataaacttactccgagagtagagtatgagtatggccatgctcagagagcatactctgaggaactaaaagtacgtttgtgaacgcttcgggtaatcagagcttactcagagcttgctctgagtaagtttgtgaacgcaacccatGGTTACCCAAATAAGGAAACAGGAAAGAAATATCCatagataaataaaaaaaattattactctATGGAAACATCGcactttttcaaattaaaatattaattaaaGTCCgtttcttttgaattttactgatATCGGTTAGTTTCAGCATTTTCAGGTTTTGAATTCTTTCTCTGAGCTGGAGGTGcaaaccaaagatattacaatCAATATCTTTGGTGCAAACCTTAGATGATCatattttctcggaaaaaattaaaacagaAGCTTATCAAGTTTATTGAAATTAAGAATCCCAATtaggttcaataataaaatctCTTTCTCTAGGTTTCAATGGAGGTGGCTCATAGCTCCATGGTGGATAAGGTATATTGAGAACTGAAATTCTGAAGTTTTAGGCATGgaataatatacatatattcttACCATGATCAGTGGGGAGAAGTTGTAAAAGATGCATCCAATAAAATAATTGAGTCAAGAACCAAGTAGAAAAGATTAATTCCCTGTATTTATGGAACTTTCTTCTTTGTGGCCATATAAAGATGATACCACCTCTTTTTCTTGTTGGCCTCACAGATTCAGAGATGGAAAGATTTGAATGTGTATTgactgtttcaaattttttttgactATTTTCAATTCGAGAAATCATGATGAGAGATTATCTTTTTCATTGATAGATTATTCCTTTGCTTTTTTCTTCTAATTGGAAATCGTTAAATATTCATCATTTCAAGCTTCAATCAGAACTGACAGTGAAATCATTAACTTGGTTTCTATAGTTctctaaaatatttttccttattaGAACTTgagtatatattttttgaaaaactcttATTTATATGCAAAGGAAATAAACCATCAACTGCCTTCTAAATTGATGACCAACAGAATGGTTGATTACATTGAAATATGTGTAGATGATAATTGCCACTTCCATATGCATTATTCTCTCAATTCTTTTTCCACACATCTTGAAATGACTCTTCAGCACTATAGCAAAATTACAACTAGGGATGGCACACTTGTATGTCTAGACACCTGTTCCAATTTGGCCAAAAATACTCACTATGCTGTTTCCAGGACTTTTCATAAATAAACCTTCAAAGATAAATTATAATACAATTACATCAAATTATTCTTTATTATCCTCATTCtgttttcattttctttgaatTCCAAAGTTTTTTCTTCACTGATAAAAGGGACATTAGCACAGGTATCATAATGGGAAGAAACAGGGGAATATAAACAGCATACCTGTAAAAAGATGAATAAATGTAGTTGATTGATGTAAGAATATTCATCATTTGTACCAAGAATACTTACTTTTGATCATCAGGAAAATAAAGTAAGGCAAGTAGTGATGGATCCCCAAAGGCTTTTTCTGAATGATTGAAAGCAATTTTAGCAAACTTCAAAGCTTGATCAATTTCTTCAGCCTTCAAATAAAGCTCAGCATTTTCTACACTCTccaaagaaatttcaattttttctgcaACTTCGTCACTAATAACAATGCTATTTATTTCAGATAACAGCTGGGCTAAGGACTTCAGAGTTCTTTTTGAAGATTCAATCATATTGCTAGCTTTCCTTTTGTATAATCTTCTTAAATCCTCATAATTTCTAGAATCCTTGATGTCAAACATCATTTTCAATTGAGTCATGAAAGTTGATACAATGTTATCAAGCTTTGGCTGGAATTTCCCATTTCTACACTCTTCTATACTAGGATTCACAATATAGATTCCACCCCAACTGGGACTTAGCATAGCATTTGAAGAAGATTTAATGTTTTCTTTCCTgggtaaaaatttcaaaactgaattaaaaagaatacaaaaaaattgtactTAGATATTGTAGGATTTGATGGgctatttcaattatttttccaaTAAATCCCACAAATTCTCCAGCATCAATTGTTCCATATTAACAACAAATCTAGATATTATAGCACTTGAATCTTTGATATACTTAATCAATAGAGAAATAGATtatttgatttaattttttcaaacccaaaattttcattttgacagGTGATAACCAAGTTGCTAGTATTTTAATAGATTTTGTGCTCTAATAAATAACACCAAAACTATGGCTGTATTTCTTATCTGAAtccattttcattatttgaTATCTGATCAATGAAACTCACCCAATTTTCTTATAAATATGCAGTGGACTGGATGAACAGGGAGGAATGTAAAGAACCAAATTCAAGCAAGGCCTAGGAGAAATGTGAgaccataaatttttttccaatggtGTAATTATGTGAGGCAACTGTTTCTCACTAATGAGGTACCCATTTTCAACCTTCTTAGGTGCTACACCTAGATCTATCAAATAGAGCCACTGTGATTTAACAGTGAATTGTGCAACAGATGATATATTCTTCAAAAACGGTTCCAGTGCTTCACCAACTTGCCTGGTATCTAATGCTAATTCTAAATTCTGAGGTTCTGGGTTAACAACAGTGATGAGTATATCATATTCTAGACTGAGCGGTATTCCAAGTTGTTTGCCCAATTTACTTTCTAGCTCTAAATTTGACATTTTTGTTAGAGGCAAATCTGCCCGATAAACTCGAGTTGTGTACCACCATACTGGCAGACCTATGATAACTAGAACTATAAAATACGACAAGATGCTGTATGTACGATATCTGCTGCTTTTTTCGTCTGGAAAGGCATGATTTAAAGGTAAACATTGATTTGCCGGCTTTTCGATTCATTACCTTCAATAGgaaatatttcctttttccCTTTTTCTCCAGCATTTTCCACAGTCATATTGTTGAATGTTATTGATGTTTATATTGTTTATATTTATAAAATATGGTTAGATCACAGATATGACTAGCCATAAAtacatagaaaagagacaaTTTTACTACTTACTTACTAATGCCAAAGAGTTCCTCTTTgctaaagctacattcacaatcaattcacgggccgaagtgcacttcggcagatggcgttctccgttaccattcacaatgaaatccaagacaaaatttcttgcaagttgcaaactatcacttcggcaaggaatttcgtgccggctatagatgatgctgatgcttatgctttgatcagttacatttttgattcatttgagtatttggtaccaagattattgcgaatggtaaatttcgtgccgaagtgcacttcggcccgcgaattgattgtgaatacaGCTTAAGAATTAGGTCAAAAAGGACGTCTTGCATACTTTTCAGAACTATTCTAACAGCTCTAATTGAGTTTTCTCCATTTAGGAGAATATGTTATATACCATATGTTTAATATGTATAAATTGTTTCAACAATTAATTACAGCTATATATGATACTGTTAATGTTTTTATCAGAGCGGATCAATAGAAAGCCAAAGAAGTTCCTTTCTGGTGAAGGCAAGAGATAAATTTCAATCCAATAGATAAtcgattttatgaaaaaattactgaatttgaattatttctaaATCTGTGGAATTCACCAATCATTATCAAAATTTATAGAAGACAATCTTTACGTTTTGACAATTCCGTTCAAaagaaatatctcaattttgtcGTGATGTTTGCAAATGCCTTTCAGAGCGGATTCATCTCAATCTTTTATAGCGTTGGTAGCGCACCCTTGTCCATCTGGAACAAAgaggtaattttttttaatgaagatCAACGGTTCGCTACGGTGTGCCCTGACAGAGAAAATAAGTTGATGCCAAAGACAACTCTCTACGCAATATATTTTATAGGTGAAAAATGGGCATATTCGGAGAGTTGTTGACGAGGAAGTCAAGTCTTTAGTGCTTGAAATAGCAGGAACCAACGTGGCCACAACATATATAACATGTCCTCAAAAACCTCGAGTTTCCCTAGCCATTAAATTGCCGTTTCTCGTGatgataataaaaaatatgaagaagtaTTTCACGTTCGAAATACAAATTTTGGGTAAAGCAAAAATTCAGTTCTACCCTTTACAGTTCTTTTCCTCATAAATGGATAGCTTTCAGTACTATTCGcagatttattttttcaactttatttcTTATCTGCGTAATGATTTTTGTTATTGGAAATATGCTACTATTGGTTTTTTATTTCCAGACGATAAAGATATTCGTCGTCGATTTCGTGTATCGAATTTTCAGTCAACTACCAAGGTGAGACCATTTTGCACGACGATGCCTATCGGCTTGAGTGATGGTTGGAATCAAGTGCAGTTTAATCTAGCAGATTTCACCAAAAGGGCTTACGGTGAGCAATAAAACATCATGTACTGATTGCGCCATGAAGAATTTCGCAGCTCAGGTATGATATGGTACACATTATAATTCTAGGATCTACGTATTTAGAGACAGTCAGGGTACAAGTGCATGCGAATGTACGTATAAGGCGTATCTACTTCTCAGATACCCTTTACAGTGAGGACGAAATGCCGAATGAATTCAGACTTTTCCTACCGACGGCAGCTACCAAAGCTAAAGCAAGAGAGAAAGGTAAGATATGTAAAATAATGATTCTTTCGCGGAATCAGGCAAGTGAAATAGTCTATAGGATATAAGGAAAATATCAACTTCAACAATTAAACTTTTTATGGTTTCTACCACACTTCCAATACTTTCGAATTGATTTGGACCGGTCTTGGCATAGTAACGACAGTGTACTTCATCGGGACTTGCCTACGGTATGATCTTTTAGGCAAGGTGGAGAAGAAAGCACCTACAAAAGCAGCTGCAGTTGAAGAAGTTCCCTCCGGAGCACCACCTTCCCCAGTTGAAACCCCTGCTCCGCCAGATGAAGGACCCTTACCAACTGCCGAAGCTCACGAGGAACCGCAAGAGGCAACGAAAGCCGGAGAGGAGGCCGAAGAAGCGGCTAAAGAAGAAGAGGCGGCCCCTGAAGAAACTACAGCAGAAAAGGAAGAACCAGCTGATGGTATATAAGATAACCGTTTACATGAATTTTAGAaacattcatgattttttttaagcCGGGCAAGACGCTGAACCTACCGCAGAAGCTGAACCTGTTCCAGAAAATGAGGGATTGCCTGGAAGTGAAGTTCCTGCTGCCCAAGAAGTTCAACCAGAACAAGAAGAATCGGAGCCACCGCCGGAAAGTACTGAGCCAACAGCCGAAGAATCTCCTCCAGAAGAACAGCCTGCTGCGGAACCTCCGGCTGAAGAAGCCCCTATAGAAGGATAAATACtttctgaaatttattatgATAAAGACATTGTGTAtcaatatatttcgaaataatcTTTGATGAGTTCTGAATCTCAATTGTGAACTGGCATTTGCTTAATATGATTAAAAGCTAAAAGTTTTTTCGCTTTGGATAAAGTCAGagactctttccctttctctatggataAAGTGAACTCAACTTAAATCAAAGATTAACCTCTTTGCTAAAATGCACGGACGGATGCAAAGAGTAACCAAAGAGGAGTTAATCTTTGGAGTAACACAACAACTCTTGTTACTCTTTGCTTTGTTGTTGTTTTGTGGACAGATGACATCTAGTCTGTCATAGAGAATTGTCTCTGGCCTGTCAGTAGAATCTGAAACGTCAGTTGAACTTCTCTGAAATGATCTATGCTTTTTAGCAGATTTGATTTCATTTTCGTCTTCATCAAAATTCTTccttcatatttttttaaacGCCAGTTATATTCTGAGTTTTCTTCTAATTTTTACAACATACATTGGCTAGATTCTACCATGAAAAATGTACAAGTCGTTAAATAATGATATAATGCACTCAAAGAATTTACATCAAACTATCAACAAAAGTGATGGCTAGATCTATTCTTCGATTTCTTCATATTACATACTCATAATACTCATGAAGACAAGTGTTGAGGGTACAATGGGGGAGAAACTTCCCCCAGGCTTCATAATTAAGTCTATAGAGTGGGATATGATGGACAAAGTAAAATTTGTCCCCTTGTCGATACTGAGTTCATTTTCTGTGCGTTGTGCATTATATCCTTTAACTTTGATAAAAACGAGACTACAAATACAAAAACATAATGCTTTATATAACGGTATTCAACATTCAAAAATCTTTAATAATTCATTACAGTTGATTGTTTTTAGGGATGCTAGATGCATACgtcaaaatatacaaaggtgAAGGTTTTTCTGGTCTATATAGAGGTTTTTGGCTTTCATCCATTCAGCTGGTCAGTGGTAAGTCTATGAAGTAAATTTTAACTATGCAAGCTAACTCAGTTTTCATATTCAAGGAGttttttatatttcaatataCGAGGATACAAGGCAGATTTTAGCAAGACGGGATATCctgaattcaaaaatgagaTCTTTTGTTGCTGGTGCAGCTGCAAGTGTAGTAGGTCAATCAATTGTGGTACCATTTGATGTTTTGAGTCAACACTTGATGATGATGGGTCTACAAAACAATGTTAAGGATAAGGGATTGAAAGTGAGAATGTTTCAGCAGAAATGATTGCAGTTTAATTTCACTATGATTTTAGGTTGCATTCAATCCATTGGAAATAGATGCTTCACCAGGAAGAAGTAAATTTGCAATAACTATGGATGTtattagaaaaatattgaaagtaGATGGTATTGGCGGTTTTTATAGAGGGTATTTTGCTAGTTTATCAGTTTATGTTCCTAATTCCTCACTATGGTGGGGCTTCTATCAACTTTATCAAGGTAAATATTCGTTCTATATATGCTTCTTGGACCTTATTCCAAAGTTCAATATACTCAGATAAGGATTTTCGATTAGTGTATTCCCTGTAACATTTTCTTATTTAacaatgatatattttttggatgtgggaatttcagaaaaatacttctattatttcaatcataaattAACTTTTTAAATTCAAAATCAGATGGCTAGTCACCGAGGTCATAGTGGTCTACGATATTTACATAATAGCTTGGTTGGTTTGtttcttgatgaatttttggcTTAATTCATGTTTAAGAATATTGCATGTACTCAAGCAGGTGGATTGCTGGTGAATCAACCAGGTTGTTCTATTGTTTGGTTTGAGAATCTAAACCAGAAATTTATTACCCAAATTTTAATCTCTGATTAGATATTTGTTAATTTCCACTGACTAGGATGCTAAATTTCTATAGACGCTAAGCTTTTCCTCTCTAGACAATGATAATTCTTCTGATTGAAggaattttcaaatcaaaattatttatttcagaTCAACTGTTTGCTATAGCACCAGTATGGGTGTCCCAACTGTTGATTCAAACCATATCAGGGACACTAGGGGGTTTCACAACTGTTATCATCACAAACCCTTTGGATATTGTGAGAACAAGAATGCAAGTTCAAAGATTTGACTCCATGGCACTAGCATTCAAAGGACTGTGGAAAGAAGAAGGCTTAAA
The nucleotide sequence above comes from Coccinella septempunctata chromosome 4, icCocSept1.1, whole genome shotgun sequence. Encoded proteins:
- the LOC123311041 gene encoding SPRY domain-containing protein 7, yielding MLKNMTNVSVFCCLRGCLDGFKYTENVPNMHQENPIRLDTNFMGYEVVIVKGGQRVCGAGAALGNAPLVQSKSYFEAKIQQGGSWSIGLATRQTDLSLTQGGMDEHSWALCSDHIIRHNKKELFKINTGNATKELNLQEGDLIGVSYDHIQLKFYVNGKELDQSITNVKGTVYPAIYVDDGAIVDIILDNFIHAPPSGFDKIMLEQSLL
- the LOC123311040 gene encoding GPI transamidase component PIG-S, which gives rise to MTVENAGEKGKKEIFPIEDEKSSRYRTYSILSYFIVLVIIGLPVWWYTTRVYRADLPLTKMSNLELESKLGKQLGIPLSLEYDILITVVNPEPQNLELALDTRQVGEALEPFLKNISSVAQFTVKSQWLYLIDLGVAPKKVENGYLISEKQLPHIITPLEKNLWSHISPRPCLNLVLYIPPCSSSPLHIYKKIGKENIKSSSNAMLSPSWGGIYIVNPSIEECRNGKFQPKLDNIVSTFMTQLKMMFDIKDSRNYEDLRRLYKRKASNMIESSKRTLKSLAQLLSEINSIVISDEVAEKIEISLESVENAELYLKAEEIDQALKFAKIAFNHSEKAFGDPSLLALLYFPDDQKYAVYIPLFLPIMIPVLMSLLSVKKKLWNSKKMKTE
- the LOC123311525 gene encoding cilia- and flagella-associated protein 20-like isoform X1; protein product: MFANAFQSGFISIFYSVGSAPLSIWNKEVKNGHIRRVVDEEVKSLVLEIAGTNVATTYITCPQKPRVSLAIKLPFLVMIIKNMKKYFTFEIQILDDKDIRRRFRVSNFQSTTKVRPFCTTMPIGLSDGWNQVQFNLADFTKRAYGSTYLETVRVQVHANVRIRRIYFSDTLYSEDEMPNEFRLFLPTAATKAKAREKVTTVYFIGTCLRYDLLGKVEKKAPTKAAAVEEVPSGAPPSPVETPAPPDEGPLPTAEAHEEPQEATKAGEEAEEAAKEEEAAPEETTAEKEEPADAGQDAEPTAEAEPVPENEGLPGSEVPAAQEVQPEQEESEPPPESTEPTAEESPPEEQPAAEPPAEEAPIEG
- the LOC123311525 gene encoding cilia- and flagella-associated protein 20-like isoform X2 — its product is MFANAFQSGFISIFYSVGSAPLSIWNKEVKNGHIRRVVDEEVKSLVLEIAGTNVATTYITCPQKPRVSLAIKLPFLVMIIKNMKKYFTFEIQILDDKDIRRRFRVSNFQSTTKVRPFCTTMPIGLSDGWNQVQFNLADFTKRAYGSTYLETVRVQVHANVRIRRIYFSDTLYSEDEMPNEFRLFLPTAATKAKAREKGKVEKKAPTKAAAVEEVPSGAPPSPVETPAPPDEGPLPTAEAHEEPQEATKAGEEAEEAAKEEEAAPEETTAEKEEPADAGQDAEPTAEAEPVPENEGLPGSEVPAAQEVQPEQEESEPPPESTEPTAEESPPEEQPAAEPPAEEAPIEG
- the LOC123312583 gene encoding solute carrier family 25 member 44, with protein sequence MKTSVEGTMGEKLPPGFIIKSIEWDMMDKVKFVPLSILSSFSVRCALYPLTLIKTRLQIQKHNALYNGMLDAYVKIYKGEGFSGLYRGFWLSSIQLVSGVFYISIYEDTRQILARRDILNSKMRSFVAGAAASVVGQSIVVPFDVLSQHLMMMGLQNNVKDKGLKVAFNPLEIDASPGRSKFAITMDVIRKILKVDGIGGFYRGYFASLSVYVPNSSLWWGFYQLYQDQLFAIAPVWVSQLLIQTISGTLGGFTTVIITNPLDIVRTRMQVQRFDSMALAFKGLWKEEGLKMFAKGLSARLIQSASYSFGIILGYETIKRVSVKEEYKEYVRW